A region of Mesorhizobium sp. M3A.F.Ca.ET.080.04.2.1 DNA encodes the following proteins:
- a CDS encoding SDR family NAD(P)-dependent oxidoreductase, translating to MPGFAGRFAGRRAIITGGASGIGLAVAQRIVEEGGRVSVWDRDPALVEEARAGGLEAAVVDVADAAAVDGAARETIARLGAVDILVTSAAITGPNLTAWDYPLEDWRRVIDINLNGVFHCNKALVPHMIERNYGRIVNIASIAGKEGNPNASAYSTSKAAVIGFTKSLGKELAKTNVTVNCVTPAAVRTAIFQQMTQQHIDFMLSKIPMARFGEVAEVAALITWIASEECSFTTGAVFDISGGRATY from the coding sequence ATGCCGGGTTTCGCGGGACGCTTTGCCGGACGGAGGGCGATCATCACAGGCGGTGCCTCGGGCATCGGCTTGGCGGTGGCGCAACGGATCGTCGAGGAAGGCGGCCGCGTCTCGGTGTGGGATCGCGATCCGGCCCTTGTCGAAGAGGCAAGAGCAGGCGGGCTGGAGGCCGCCGTCGTCGACGTCGCCGATGCAGCCGCGGTCGACGGCGCGGCACGGGAGACGATCGCGCGCCTCGGAGCCGTCGACATCCTCGTCACCAGCGCGGCGATCACCGGGCCGAATCTGACCGCATGGGACTATCCGCTGGAGGACTGGCGCCGGGTCATCGACATCAATCTCAACGGCGTCTTCCACTGCAACAAGGCCCTCGTTCCGCACATGATCGAGCGCAACTATGGCAGGATCGTCAACATCGCCTCGATCGCCGGCAAGGAAGGAAACCCCAACGCTTCGGCCTACAGCACGTCCAAAGCGGCGGTGATCGGGTTTACGAAATCGCTGGGCAAAGAACTGGCCAAGACCAATGTAACGGTGAACTGCGTGACGCCGGCGGCGGTGCGAACCGCGATCTTCCAGCAGATGACGCAGCAGCACATCGACTTCATGCTGTCCAAGATACCTATGGCACGGTTCGGCGAAGTCGCCGAAGTCGCGGCGCTGATCACGTGGATCGCGTCGGAGGAATGTTCCTTCACGACTGGCGCGGTCTTCGACATCTCGG